A window from Enterocloster bolteae encodes these proteins:
- the ychF gene encoding redox-regulated ATPase YchF has product MKLGIVGLPNVGKSTLFNSLTKAGAESANYPFCTIDPNVGVVPVPDVRLDKLTAMYNSEKTTPAVIEFVDIAGLVKGASKGEGLGNQFLSNIREVDAIVHVVRCFDDPNVIHVDGSIDPIRDIETINLELIFSDIEILERRIAKQSKGAFNNKELAKEVELLKAIKAHLEDGKLARSFEPDDDDAMEFINTLNLLTWKPVIFAANVAEDDLANDGADNQYVQAVRGFAGENNCEVFVICAEIEQEIAELDDDEKKMFLDDLGLTESGLEKLIAASYRILGLMSYLTAGPQESRAWTIKVGTKAPQAAGKIHSDFERGFIRAEVVNYDDLMACGSMNAAKEKGLVRSEGKEYVMRDGDVVLFRFNV; this is encoded by the coding sequence ATGAAATTAGGTATCGTAGGACTCCCCAACGTCGGCAAGAGTACCCTCTTCAATTCTTTGACAAAGGCAGGCGCGGAATCAGCCAACTACCCGTTCTGTACCATTGACCCCAACGTAGGCGTGGTTCCGGTTCCCGATGTCCGCCTGGACAAACTTACCGCCATGTACAATTCAGAAAAAACCACCCCTGCCGTCATCGAGTTCGTGGACATTGCAGGTCTGGTAAAGGGAGCCTCCAAAGGTGAAGGTCTGGGCAACCAGTTCCTGTCCAACATCCGTGAAGTGGACGCCATTGTTCATGTAGTACGCTGTTTTGACGACCCCAATGTCATTCACGTGGACGGCAGCATTGACCCTATCCGCGACATTGAGACCATTAATCTGGAGCTGATTTTCTCCGACATTGAAATCTTGGAGCGCCGCATTGCCAAGCAGTCCAAGGGTGCGTTCAACAACAAGGAACTGGCAAAGGAAGTGGAGCTGTTAAAAGCCATCAAAGCCCACCTGGAAGACGGAAAGCTGGCCCGCAGCTTTGAGCCGGACGACGATGATGCCATGGAGTTCATCAATACCCTGAACCTTCTTACATGGAAACCCGTCATCTTTGCCGCCAATGTAGCTGAGGATGACCTTGCAAACGACGGTGCGGACAACCAGTATGTCCAGGCAGTCCGCGGCTTTGCCGGCGAGAACAACTGTGAGGTATTCGTTATCTGCGCTGAGATTGAACAGGAAATCGCTGAGCTGGATGACGACGAGAAAAAGATGTTCTTAGACGACCTTGGCCTTACAGAGTCCGGTCTGGAGAAACTGATTGCAGCCAGCTACCGCATCCTGGGCCTTATGAGCTACCTGACAGCAGGCCCCCAGGAGAGCCGTGCATGGACTATCAAGGTGGGCACCAAGGCACCCCAGGCAGCCGGAAAGATTCACAGCGACTTTGAACGTGGATTCATCCGCGCCGAAGTAGTCAACTACGACGACCTGATGGCCTGCGGCAGCATGAATGCAGCCAAGGAAAAAGGCCTGGTACGTTCCGAGGGCAAGGAATATGTCATGAGGGACGGGGATGTTGTGCTCTTCCGCTTTAATGTATAG
- the nox gene encoding H2O-forming NADH oxidase — translation MKETIVVIGANHGGTAVLNTILDQFPGNRVVAFDRNSDISFLGCGMALWIGGQISGPEGLFYSSKEAFEEKGAVIHMETEVERIDFDGKAVYARGKDGKSYVQEYDKLILATGSVPLRPEIEGMELDNVQFVKLYQNARDVIEKLKDTSVKKVAVVGAGYIGVELAEAFKRNGREVVLIDLADTCLSGYYDREFSDRMAHNLQEHGVKLAFGEKVVRLEGKRRVERVVTDQGCYEADMVVFGIGFRPNTSLGQGRLRTFGNGAFLVDRRQETSVPGVYAVGDCATVYNNAIQAADYIALATNAVRSGIIAAHNACGKVLESVGVQGSNGISIWGLHMLSTGISLARAKRMGYDAAAADYEDWQKAEFMENGNHKVKIRIVYDRKSRIILGAQMCSDYDVSMGIHMFSMAVEEQVTIDKLKLFDLFFLPHFNKPYNYVTMAALGAE, via the coding sequence ATGAAAGAAACAATTGTCGTTATCGGGGCGAATCATGGGGGGACGGCGGTTTTGAATACTATTTTGGACCAGTTTCCGGGAAATCGGGTGGTGGCTTTTGACAGGAACTCTGATATCAGCTTTCTGGGGTGCGGTATGGCGCTTTGGATTGGCGGACAGATTTCCGGGCCAGAGGGGCTGTTCTATTCCAGTAAGGAGGCTTTTGAGGAAAAGGGCGCTGTCATTCATATGGAGACAGAGGTTGAAAGAATTGATTTTGACGGCAAGGCTGTGTATGCCAGGGGAAAGGACGGAAAGAGTTATGTGCAGGAGTATGATAAACTGATTCTGGCCACCGGGTCTGTTCCGCTGCGCCCTGAGATTGAGGGGATGGAGCTGGATAATGTGCAGTTTGTGAAGCTGTATCAGAATGCCAGGGATGTGATTGAGAAGCTTAAGGATACTTCTGTTAAGAAGGTGGCTGTGGTGGGCGCCGGATATATCGGGGTGGAGCTGGCTGAGGCGTTTAAGAGGAATGGCCGGGAGGTGGTTTTGATTGACCTGGCGGATACATGCCTGTCCGGATATTATGACAGGGAGTTTTCTGACAGGATGGCGCACAATCTGCAGGAGCACGGGGTGAAGCTGGCTTTTGGGGAGAAGGTGGTGAGACTGGAGGGCAAAAGACGGGTGGAACGTGTGGTGACGGACCAGGGATGTTATGAGGCGGATATGGTGGTATTCGGCATTGGATTTAGGCCCAACACATCCCTTGGACAGGGGAGACTCAGGACCTTTGGAAATGGGGCCTTTCTGGTGGACCGCAGGCAGGAGACAAGCGTGCCCGGGGTGTATGCGGTGGGGGACTGCGCTACGGTTTATAACAATGCCATACAGGCTGCGGATTACATTGCCCTGGCTACCAACGCGGTGCGCTCCGGAATCATCGCGGCCCATAACGCGTGCGGCAAGGTTCTGGAATCCGTGGGCGTTCAGGGATCCAACGGAATCAGTATATGGGGACTTCACATGCTCAGCACGGGAATCAGCCTGGCCAGGGCAAAGCGGATGGGATACGACGCTGCGGCAGCGGATTATGAGGACTGGCAGAAGGCAGAGTTTATGGAGAACGGAAACCATAAGGTGAAGATACGTATTGTATATGACAGGAAATCCAGAATCATACTGGGAGCCCAGATGTGCTCGGATTATGACGTATCCATGGGTATCCACATGTTCTCCATGGCAGTGGAGGAACAGGTGACCATAGATAAGCTGAAGCTGTTTGATCTGTTCTTCCTCCCTCATTTTAACAAGCCCTATAACTATGTGACCATGGCTGCGCTGGGGGCTGAGTAG
- the lgt gene encoding prolipoprotein diacylglyceryl transferase, with product MEAVTGADLSFVNLGITIEHLPNSITVFGFRIAFYGIIIGLGMLAGMAIACSDAKRRGQDPDIYLDFALYAIIFSIMGARAYYVIFDWANYKDDLLQIFNLRAGGLAIYGGVIAAALTLIVFTKKRKLSFFSMADSGVLGLITGQMIGRWGNFFNCEAFGGYTDNLFAMRIRKSLVNPAMISQQLVDNEIVENGIAYIQVHPTFLYESLWNLGVLVFMLWYRKRKKFEGEMLWVYFLGYGLGRVWIEGLRTDQLKIPGTGFAVSQLLSAALVGVSAAVIIYRHRHPKKGDKVEESA from the coding sequence ATGGAAGCAGTTACGGGAGCGGATTTGAGTTTTGTGAATCTGGGTATTACCATAGAGCATCTGCCTAACAGCATCACTGTGTTTGGATTCAGGATTGCCTTTTACGGTATCATTATAGGGCTTGGGATGCTGGCCGGCATGGCCATCGCGTGTTCAGACGCTAAGAGAAGAGGGCAGGACCCGGATATTTATTTGGATTTTGCGCTTTACGCCATTATATTTTCCATTATGGGGGCCAGGGCCTACTATGTTATTTTCGACTGGGCAAATTATAAGGATGATTTGCTGCAGATATTTAACCTCAGGGCAGGTGGACTGGCTATTTACGGGGGTGTCATTGCGGCGGCCCTGACTCTCATCGTATTTACGAAGAAAAGAAAGCTGTCCTTTTTCTCCATGGCTGACAGCGGTGTCCTGGGTCTGATTACAGGACAGATGATCGGCAGGTGGGGGAATTTCTTCAACTGCGAAGCCTTTGGCGGGTATACGGACAACCTGTTTGCCATGCGAATCCGGAAAAGCCTGGTGAATCCTGCCATGATATCCCAGCAGCTTGTGGACAATGAGATTGTGGAAAATGGCATTGCCTATATCCAGGTGCATCCCACCTTCCTGTATGAATCACTTTGGAACCTGGGCGTGCTGGTGTTCATGCTGTGGTACAGGAAGCGCAAGAAGTTTGAAGGAGAGATGCTGTGGGTGTATTTCCTTGGATACGGACTGGGAAGGGTTTGGATTGAAGGACTGAGGACGGATCAGCTAAAGATTCCGGGAACGGGGTTCGCCGTGTCCCAGCTTTTATCGGCTGCGCTGGTGGGCGTGTCGGCGGCAGTGATTATTTACCGCCATCGTCACCCGAAAAAGGGGGACAAAGTGGAGGAATCCGCCTAG
- the mraZ gene encoding division/cell wall cluster transcriptional repressor MraZ: MFMGEYNHTVDAKGRLIVPSKFREQLGDEFVVTKGLDNCLFVYENSEWAALEEKLRTLPLTNAAGRKFSRFLLAGATTCEVDKQGRILLPAVLREFAGIEKDAVLVGVGSRIEIWSKDKWLDANTFDDMEEIAEHMEGLGI, translated from the coding sequence ATGTTCATGGGTGAGTACAATCATACAGTCGATGCGAAGGGACGGCTTATCGTACCTTCCAAATTCAGAGAGCAGTTAGGCGATGAATTCGTTGTTACGAAGGGCCTTGATAACTGCCTTTTTGTGTATGAGAATTCAGAATGGGCCGCCCTGGAAGAAAAGCTTCGCACACTGCCTCTGACCAATGCGGCCGGACGTAAGTTTTCACGTTTCCTCTTAGCAGGAGCTACCACCTGTGAAGTAGACAAGCAGGGAAGGATTCTCCTTCCGGCCGTGCTTCGTGAGTTTGCCGGAATCGAGAAGGATGCAGTACTGGTAGGTGTGGGCAGCCGCATTGAAATATGGAGTAAGGATAAATGGCTGGATGCAAACACCTTTGATGATATGGAAGAGATTGCAGAACATATGGAAGGTTTGGGAATTTAA
- the rsmH gene encoding 16S rRNA (cytosine(1402)-N(4))-methyltransferase RsmH yields the protein MEESTFVHKSVLLYETVGSLNIKPGGLYVDGTLGGGGHAYEVCKRLGSGKLIGIDQDADAIEAAGKRLLPFQDKVTIVRSNYANIKEVLKELEIEGVDGIYLDLGVSSYQLDTASRGFTYREDAPLDMRMDQRNDVTAAHIINTYSEMELYRIIRDYGEDNFAKNIAKHIVRARGEHPIETTGELAEIIKGAIPARVRATGGHPAKRTFQAIRIECNHELEVLEQSIDTMIDLLNPGGRLSIITFHSLEDRIVKSRFRLNENPCICPHDFPVCVCGRKSKGKVVSRKPILPSEEELEENSRSKSAKLRVFERGQS from the coding sequence ATGGAGGAATCAACATTTGTACATAAGTCCGTACTTTTATATGAGACAGTGGGAAGTCTGAATATCAAGCCTGGAGGCTTGTATGTGGACGGCACCCTGGGCGGCGGCGGACATGCCTATGAGGTGTGTAAGCGTTTGGGCAGCGGAAAACTGATTGGCATAGACCAGGATGCGGACGCCATCGAGGCGGCCGGGAAAAGGCTTCTGCCGTTTCAGGACAAGGTGACCATTGTCAGAAGCAATTATGCCAATATTAAGGAAGTACTGAAGGAGTTGGAAATTGAGGGAGTGGACGGGATTTATCTGGACCTGGGAGTATCCTCCTATCAGCTGGATACGGCTTCCAGAGGATTTACCTACCGTGAGGACGCGCCTCTTGACATGAGAATGGACCAGAGGAACGATGTCACGGCCGCCCATATCATTAATACCTACAGCGAGATGGAGCTGTACAGGATTATCCGGGATTACGGGGAGGATAATTTTGCAAAGAATATAGCAAAGCACATTGTAAGGGCAAGAGGGGAACACCCCATAGAGACCACCGGGGAGCTGGCGGAGATCATAAAGGGGGCCATTCCGGCCAGGGTAAGGGCAACGGGAGGCCATCCGGCCAAACGGACCTTTCAGGCTATCCGCATTGAATGCAACCATGAGCTGGAGGTTTTGGAACAGTCCATTGATACCATGATAGACCTTCTGAATCCGGGAGGCCGCCTCAGTATCATTACCTTCCATTCACTGGAAGACAGGATTGTAAAGAGCCGTTTCCGGTTAAATGAGAATCCCTGCATCTGTCCTCATGATTTTCCTGTCTGCGTGTGCGGCCGGAAAAGCAAGGGGAAGGTGGTATCCAGAAAACCCATATTGCCGTCAGAAGAAGAACTGGAGGAAAACAGCCGTTCTAAAAGCGCAAAGCTGCGCGTCTTTGAGCGGGGACAGTCTTAG
- a CDS encoding septum formation initiator family protein codes for MAARAQASSGRRNTHRNTRPVYGNDYVQGSAAPKLRPQTAPKQETRPGKPSGSQSVRSNHRIRRNQERAMYMDLPYVIMLTIASVFTLYLCINYLHVQSSITARMHHIEQMEAELEQLRAENDALETSINTSIDLNKIYEIATKELGMVYAKKDQVLLYDKTESEYVRQYEDIPEH; via the coding sequence ATGGCTGCAAGGGCGCAGGCGTCGTCAGGACGCAGGAATACACATAGAAATACCAGACCCGTGTACGGCAATGATTATGTACAGGGTTCTGCCGCACCAAAGCTAAGGCCCCAGACTGCTCCAAAGCAGGAGACCAGGCCGGGGAAACCATCAGGCAGCCAGTCGGTCCGGAGTAATCACCGGATCCGCCGCAATCAGGAGCGTGCCATGTATATGGACCTTCCATATGTCATCATGCTTACCATTGCGTCTGTGTTTACCTTATACCTCTGTATCAACTACCTCCATGTGCAGTCCTCCATCACGGCCAGGATGCACCATATTGAGCAGATGGAGGCAGAGCTGGAACAGCTCAGGGCGGAGAACGACGCTCTGGAGACCAGCATCAATACCAGCATCGACCTCAACAAGATATATGAGATTGCCACCAAGGAGTTGGGAATGGTGTATGCCAAAAAGGACCAGGTGCTGTTATATGACAAGACAGAAAGTGAGTATGTAAGACAGTATGAAGACATCCCGGAACACTAA
- a CDS encoding peptidoglycan D,D-transpeptidase FtsI family protein, with protein MGKGSSGSGNGPRDQEQYRNEQRNNQRGKYYYPKYIQEKLAITVLVITLALFALVMILYRIIKDNNEQYNKIVLSQRQQEYDSRVIPYRRGDIVDRNGTYLATSEKVYNLIIDPGQIMSDPENYLEPTIQALVTNFGFDAGELRTLIEERKESAYLRYNKGRQLTYDQRVAFEQMAKETNEAYRKSDNDAEAKKRVKGIWFEDEYKRIYPYNSLACNVIGFTSSDGSVGTGGIEQYYNSSLIGVNGREYGYLDQDSNLEGVVKPASNGNTVVSTIDVNIQNIVQKYIDEWQTNVGSKVTAAIVMNPNNGEILAMGTSNKFDLNNPRDVSGYTEQELFDLGKKEAAAVYRRENDGAVITEDQVTEHFSREDVISYGQQVAWNQIWRNFCVSDTYEPGSPSKIFTVATGLEEGVLKGNESFECTGYLHVGDYNIKCTAWRRGGHGWLNLQESLMQSCNVAMMRIGAMIGRERFTKYQGIFGFGDKTGIDLPGEADTSGLVYSADDIGPTDLATNAFGQNYNCTMVQLSAAFCSVLNGGSYYEPHVVKQILNEQGSVVEKKEPVLVRETVSQSTSDFLKEAMFQTVETGTGKAAQVIGYDVGGKTGTAEKQPRSAKNYLVSFAGFAPIEDPQVFVYVVIDTPNYPPGEQQAHSSYASAVFSKIMTEILPYLNIFPTKDLPENEAIQESLPSSEGINEPVSETEGAEGTEETPAETEKQYETDEYMPGGEEGEGAGSGVPDAVPTVAGDGNGEGTGPSSLPVKAPPRQSNESSTQAGPAGESTQATEPSSAGETAKPSE; from the coding sequence ATGGGGAAAGGCAGCAGCGGCAGCGGGAACGGCCCCAGGGATCAGGAACAATACAGAAATGAACAACGGAACAATCAACGGGGAAAGTATTATTATCCCAAGTATATACAAGAGAAGCTGGCAATCACCGTCCTGGTGATTACGCTGGCTTTATTTGCATTAGTCATGATTTTGTACCGGATCATAAAGGACAACAACGAGCAGTACAATAAAATCGTGCTCTCCCAGCGCCAGCAGGAGTATGACAGCCGTGTCATCCCATACCGGAGGGGAGATATTGTGGACAGGAACGGCACCTATCTGGCTACCAGCGAGAAGGTGTATAACCTGATTATTGATCCGGGACAGATCATGTCGGATCCGGAAAATTATCTGGAGCCAACCATTCAGGCCCTGGTGACCAATTTTGGTTTTGATGCCGGGGAGCTTCGGACCCTGATTGAGGAGCGGAAGGAGTCAGCCTATCTCAGATATAATAAGGGACGCCAGCTCACCTATGACCAGAGGGTGGCATTTGAACAGATGGCCAAAGAGACAAATGAAGCCTACCGCAAGAGCGATAATGACGCAGAGGCCAAGAAGCGGGTTAAGGGCATCTGGTTTGAGGATGAGTACAAGCGTATTTATCCCTACAATTCCCTGGCCTGCAATGTCATAGGCTTTACCAGCAGTGACGGAAGCGTGGGCACCGGCGGCATTGAGCAGTATTACAACAGCAGCCTGATCGGGGTCAACGGACGCGAATATGGATACCTGGACCAGGATTCCAATTTGGAGGGCGTGGTGAAACCGGCTTCCAACGGCAATACGGTGGTTTCAACCATTGATGTGAACATCCAGAACATTGTACAGAAATATATTGACGAGTGGCAGACCAATGTGGGAAGCAAGGTGACGGCGGCCATTGTCATGAATCCCAACAACGGGGAAATCCTGGCTATGGGAACCAGCAATAAATTCGACCTGAATAATCCCAGGGATGTATCCGGCTATACGGAGCAGGAGCTGTTTGACCTGGGGAAAAAGGAGGCAGCGGCTGTGTACCGGCGGGAAAATGACGGTGCAGTCATTACCGAGGACCAGGTGACGGAGCATTTTTCCAGGGAAGATGTGATCTCCTACGGACAGCAGGTGGCGTGGAACCAGATATGGAGGAATTTCTGCGTCAGCGATACCTATGAACCGGGATCGCCTTCCAAGATTTTTACCGTGGCCACCGGACTGGAGGAAGGGGTGCTTAAAGGAAATGAAAGCTTTGAGTGTACCGGTTACCTCCATGTGGGAGATTATAACATCAAATGTACGGCCTGGCGCAGGGGCGGCCACGGGTGGCTGAACCTCCAGGAATCACTGATGCAGTCCTGCAATGTGGCCATGATGCGCATTGGAGCCATGATAGGAAGAGAGCGATTTACCAAATATCAGGGCATCTTTGGGTTTGGCGACAAGACGGGGATTGACCTTCCCGGGGAGGCAGACACCAGCGGTCTGGTTTACAGCGCGGACGACATCGGGCCTACGGACCTGGCCACCAATGCCTTTGGACAGAACTACAACTGTACCATGGTGCAGCTGTCCGCGGCGTTCTGCTCTGTTCTGAATGGGGGTTCCTACTATGAACCCCATGTGGTGAAGCAGATTCTCAATGAGCAGGGGTCCGTGGTGGAGAAAAAGGAGCCTGTGCTGGTGCGGGAGACTGTATCCCAGTCCACCTCTGATTTCCTGAAGGAGGCCATGTTCCAGACCGTTGAGACAGGTACGGGAAAGGCAGCCCAGGTCATTGGCTATGATGTGGGCGGCAAGACGGGTACGGCTGAGAAGCAGCCCCGAAGCGCCAAGAATTATCTGGTGTCCTTTGCCGGATTTGCGCCCATTGAGGATCCGCAGGTATTTGTGTACGTGGTCATTGACACGCCCAATTATCCGCCGGGAGAGCAGCAGGCCCACAGCTCCTATGCAAGCGCTGTTTTCTCCAAAATCATGACAGAAATACTTCCTTATCTGAATATATTCCCCACCAAGGACCTTCCTGAAAATGAGGCAATCCAGGAAAGCCTGCCATCCTCAGAGGGCATTAATGAGCCGGTATCTGAGACAGAGGGCGCAGAGGGAACAGAGGAGACTCCGGCTGAGACAGAGAAGCAGTATGAGACAGATGAATACATGCCGGGCGGAGAGGAAGGAGAAGGCGCGGGCAGCGGTGTGCCGGACGCAGTTCCCACTGTGGCTGGGGACGGAAACGGAGAAGGGACAGGCCCCTCGTCCCTTCCGGTGAAGGCGCCGCCCCGCCAATCCAATGAAAGCAGCACTCAGGCAGGTCCTGCCGGGGAAAGCACCCAGGCAACAGAACCCTCCTCAGCAGGGGAGACGGCCAAGCCATCTGAGTAA
- a CDS encoding peptidoglycan D,D-transpeptidase FtsI family protein has translation MYSNLTKHRKNIAVLALLIAIVMVSLSGRLGYLMLFCSEHYSAMAEDLHQRERTIKAARGRIIDANGVVIADNRTVCTISVIYNQVKDREQVIRVLCDELDLDEELVRKRVEKRSSREIIKTNVDKELGDQIRSYRLAGVKVDEDYKRYYPYDSLASKVLGFTGGDNQGIIGLEVKYEKYLKGMNGKILTMSDAKGVEIENAAEDRIEPIPGNDLHISLDVNIQKYAEQLAYQVLEKKNAKKVSIIVMNPQNGELMAMVNVPEFNLNDPFTLNQNLRSQSLQEMAAANQGATGAGKQELLNQMWRNTCINDTYEPGSTFKIITAAAGLESGVVKLTDQFSCPGFRVVEDRKIRCHKVGGHGAETFLQGAMNSCNPVFIDVGQRLGVDGYYKYFTQFGLKGKTGIDLPGEAATIMHKKENMGLVELATVSFGQSFQITPVQLITTAASIVNGGNRVTPHFGVETVSADGTSVHKLDYPSGGRILSEETSATMRYVLEQVVSEGSGKKAKLEGYRIGGKTATSEKLPRSLKKYISSFIGFAPADNPQVMALITIDEPEGIYYGGTIAAPVVGDLFKNILPYLGIEAVQEETAVHLSNP, from the coding sequence ATGTATTCTAATTTAACGAAACACAGAAAGAATATAGCCGTCCTGGCACTGCTCATAGCCATCGTCATGGTGAGCCTGTCAGGGCGGCTTGGTTATCTCATGCTGTTCTGTTCAGAGCATTACAGCGCCATGGCCGAGGACCTGCACCAGAGGGAGCGTACCATTAAGGCGGCCAGGGGGCGTATCATTGACGCCAACGGGGTCGTCATCGCTGATAACAGGACAGTTTGTACCATTTCCGTCATATACAATCAGGTAAAGGACCGGGAGCAGGTCATACGGGTACTGTGCGATGAACTGGATCTGGATGAGGAGCTGGTGAGAAAACGGGTGGAGAAGCGCAGTTCCAGGGAAATCATCAAGACCAATGTGGACAAAGAGCTGGGGGACCAGATACGTTCCTACCGGCTGGCAGGGGTCAAGGTGGATGAGGACTACAAACGGTATTATCCCTACGACAGCCTGGCATCCAAGGTCCTGGGATTTACCGGGGGAGACAACCAGGGCATCATCGGCCTGGAAGTAAAATACGAGAAATATCTGAAAGGAATGAACGGAAAGATACTCACCATGTCCGATGCAAAGGGCGTGGAGATAGAGAATGCCGCAGAGGACAGGATTGAACCCATACCGGGCAATGATCTTCACATCAGCCTGGATGTGAATATACAGAAATATGCGGAGCAGCTGGCTTACCAGGTGCTGGAGAAGAAAAATGCCAAGAAGGTATCCATCATCGTCATGAATCCCCAGAACGGGGAGCTGATGGCCATGGTCAATGTTCCTGAATTTAATCTGAACGACCCTTTCACCCTGAACCAGAACCTGCGAAGCCAGAGTCTCCAGGAGATGGCTGCCGCCAACCAGGGGGCCACAGGGGCGGGCAAACAGGAGCTGTTAAACCAGATGTGGAGGAATACCTGCATCAATGATACCTATGAGCCTGGTTCCACCTTCAAAATCATCACAGCGGCAGCCGGCCTGGAGTCAGGTGTGGTGAAGCTGACAGACCAGTTTTCCTGTCCCGGATTCAGGGTGGTGGAGGACCGGAAGATAAGGTGCCATAAAGTGGGGGGACACGGGGCCGAAACCTTTCTGCAGGGCGCCATGAATTCCTGCAACCCGGTGTTCATTGACGTGGGGCAGCGCCTGGGCGTGGATGGCTATTACAAGTATTTTACCCAGTTCGGACTGAAGGGAAAGACGGGGATCGACCTGCCCGGCGAGGCAGCCACCATCATGCACAAAAAAGAGAACATGGGACTGGTGGAGCTGGCCACGGTTTCCTTTGGCCAGTCCTTCCAGATTACACCGGTTCAGCTTATCACCACGGCAGCGTCCATTGTCAACGGAGGAAACCGGGTGACCCCTCATTTTGGCGTGGAGACCGTCAGCGCCGACGGTACATCGGTCCACAAGCTGGATTATCCTTCCGGGGGAAGAATTCTGTCGGAGGAGACCAGCGCCACCATGCGGTACGTGCTGGAGCAGGTGGTATCGGAGGGAAGCGGCAAAAAGGCAAAGTTAGAGGGATACCGCATCGGCGGCAAGACAGCCACGTCGGAGAAGCTTCCGCGAAGCCTTAAAAAATATATTTCATCGTTTATCGGCTTTGCACCGGCTGACAATCCGCAGGTTATGGCCCTCATTACCATTGATGAGCCGGAGGGGATTTATTACGGCGGAACCATAGCTGCCCCGGTGGTCGGAGATTTATTTAAGAATATACTTCCTTATCTGGGAATTGAGGCAGTACAGGAAGAAACTGCTGTACACCTTTCCAATCCATAG
- the mraY gene encoding phospho-N-acetylmuramoyl-pentapeptide-transferase — protein MIHETILAIIIAFAISALLCPIIIPFLHKLKFGQQVRDDGPESHLKKQGTPTMGGLIILSSIIITSVFYIPSYPKIIPVLFVTVGFGIIGFLDDYIKIVMKRSEGLKPMQKLVGQFIITGIFAWYLLNSGEVGTDMLIPFTGGFDGGSFLSLGIFFVPALFFIMLGTDNGVNFTDGLDGLCTSVTILVATFLTIVAIGEDMGISPITGAVVGSLLGFLLFNVYPAKVFMGDTGSLALGGFVAASCYMMRMPLFIPVIGLIYLVEVLSVIIQVTYFKRTGGKRIFKMAPIHHHFELCGWSETRVVAVFAIVTAILCMVAYLGL, from the coding sequence ATGATTCATGAAACCATACTAGCTATTATCATTGCATTTGCCATCAGCGCATTGCTTTGCCCCATTATCATCCCTTTCCTGCACAAGCTTAAATTCGGGCAGCAGGTCAGGGACGACGGACCGGAGAGCCATCTGAAAAAGCAGGGAACGCCTACCATGGGCGGCCTGATTATACTCAGCAGCATCATCATTACATCTGTCTTTTATATTCCCAGCTATCCTAAAATCATTCCCGTGCTGTTTGTCACGGTAGGATTTGGCATTATTGGGTTTTTGGATGATTATATCAAGATTGTGATGAAGCGTTCCGAGGGGCTGAAGCCCATGCAGAAGTTAGTGGGCCAGTTCATCATCACAGGCATCTTCGCCTGGTACCTGCTTAACAGCGGGGAGGTGGGAACGGATATGCTGATTCCTTTTACGGGAGGTTTTGACGGAGGCAGTTTCCTGTCCCTGGGAATCTTCTTTGTACCCGCGCTGTTCTTCATTATGCTGGGAACGGATAACGGGGTGAATTTTACCGATGGTTTGGACGGTCTCTGTACAAGCGTTACCATACTGGTTGCCACCTTTCTTACCATTGTGGCCATCGGTGAGGACATGGGCATCAGCCCCATAACCGGAGCAGTGGTGGGAAGCCTGCTGGGATTTTTGCTGTTCAATGTATATCCGGCCAAGGTGTTCATGGGGGATACAGGCTCCCTGGCCCTGGGCGGTTTTGTGGCAGCCTCCTGTTATATGATGCGCATGCCCCTGTTTATTCCTGTCATAGGGCTTATCTATTTAGTTGAGGTACTGTCCGTCATTATCCAGGTAACCTATTTTAAGCGCACCGGCGGCAAGCGTATTTTTAAAATGGCGCCCATCCACCACCATTTTGAGCTGTGCGGATGGTCGGAGACAAGGGTGGTGGCTGTATTCGCCATCGTGACCGCCATCCTCTGCATGGTGGCTTATCTGGGGCTGTAG